The genomic DNA ttctttctttttgtttttcgaggtaggttctcgctctagctcaggctgtctatgtagtctcagggtggccctgaactcacggggatcctcctacctctgcctctgggattaaaggctcatgccaccactcctggcttccacGGACAGCAAGCAGTTTCTGTAAGACACCCTGAGTCCTGGGTGGGGCTGATGTCTCCACAGTGGTGCCAGAGACCCTGAAATTCCCAGCTGCATCCCCAAGGCCTCCACTCCTAAGCTGCTGTCACTGGGAGGGAAGTAACAGCAAGGTCTTTACGGAGCACCTACCCTGTCCTAGGCATGGTTCCAAGTGTGCTATACTTTCCCACTCATTAAAAAACCCTTAAcaccccgcccctcccccgcgcgatgTGGATTCTGCCATCATCTCCAAATAGAGATGAAGGAAGCAAGGCACATGGAGTGATTAAATAACTTGCCTAAGGCCATACAGCTGGGGGGGGAGGTAGGGGGAAGAAAAGGCCCCGCCGAGATTTCTGCTGGTCCCTGTGACTGCCGACTCCTCCATTAAGTCCCATGCCCAACATTCTCACAGCCATGGAGGGAGGCCGTGGTGAGCCTGGTCTTTCCTCTCCTTCGGTGTCCACCGAGCACTGAGTGAGACACAATGCCGCTTCCCACTGCCTTGTCCCCTGTTGACCACTGccatccttcctcagcctccagtcACGCTCgggcccgtgtgtgtgtgtgtgtgtgtgtgtgtgtgtgtgtgtgtgtgtgcagacttGAGACGCTTCATCGTGGATGTTCCCGAGGTCCTCCTGGTGGTGTTCCCTAGGATGGGATGGGGGAGTGAGTGGCCAGATGTGGCAGCGGTGCCAGGGAACCAGGAAGTGCAAACACACCTCTCTCCGCAGTAACTTTCCACTCCCCGGCTGCCCTGTCTTCTAATCGGATCTCTGTGTTTCCGGAGATGCTAAACAGATCCTACTCTGCCAGCGCAGAGAAGGGAAGACCCCAGGGCTGGGCTGGCTGATCTCATTATTCCGTGTCTTCTCAGCAGATCTGTCGCCCTACTGCTCCTTCAGGCTTGGGCCTAATCATATTAATTGAAATATTAAACATTCACAAAAATGAATTTCAATGAACGCCTCTCACTCCTCCTCCCCATCATTAATTGGGGAGACAGCTGCAGACAGCAAAACATCGCCAATCCTTTGCTTAGCTTGTGGTCCCCAAATGGCAGTGTTGGTTTGGGAGCAGGGGCAGGGTTTAGGGGAGAGGAGAACTCTTACCAGACTGCCCTGGCTTCCTGACTGTGGTACATTGCTGTTGTCCTTTCAGACCAAGGGGAGGAGAGCCCTGTAAAGTAAAGACGGAGGGGAGCCCCACGACTGAGAGCTCTATCCTGGGACCTTCTCCCTAGGAGGAAATGTCTGGCGTGgtccacatgcctgtaatcccagtgttaaGAGAAGCACAGACAGGAGAATTGGCTGGAACTCTGTAGCCAGCCAGTCTGAgccaaaatggcagctccagggctggagggatggcttagaagttaaggtgttggcctgcaaagccaaaggacccaggttcgattccccaggacccatgttagccagatgcacaagggggtgcatgcatctggagttcgttttcagtggctggaggtcctggcatacccattcattctctctccctccctccccatttctctctgtcaaataaataaataaataaaatatttttaaagaaacgaagccaggcatggtggcgcacacctttaatcccagcgctccggaagcagaggtaggaggatcgccatgagttcgaggccaccctgagactacatactgaattccacgtcagcctgggctagagtgagatcctacctcgaaaagccaaaaacgaaacggcagctccaggttcagtgagagactcaatctctcaagaaaataaagtggggaggggggctggagtgaattccaggtcagcttagactagaacaagaccttatctcgggaaaaaaaaatccccaagtaggtgtaaaattaataaaacttaaaaaaataatagaagccAGATATAgtgatgcacgcttttaatctcagcatttagaagatagaagtaggaggattgccatgggtttgaggccactctgcaactacatagtgaattccaggtcagcctgggtagagcaagaccctacctggaataacaaaaaaaaaaaaaaaaaaaatagggggggatggggagatggcttagtggttaaggcacttgcctgcaaagccaaaggacccaggtggtttgattcctcaggacccatgttagccagctgcactgggtagcacatgcttctggagttcgtttgcagtggctggaggtcctggcacatccattctctctctctatctgcctctttctctctctctctcaaataaataaataactaaaacaataaataaatattttttttaaaagccagccttggtttcccatcaggaatagatggtaagaccctattgctgaagactccacatacttgggctgtaaggccactgagaaatcctgctggatctgagctgataacctcctccatgtagaccagctgacagaaagctgaaagaagccattctgcatgcagttcaatgagagaaagagataccaccagtgaagatactcaacagtggacactgcatgccttataattggccagccaggccaaatgagccaatgggtgcaatagtggcacatctatcatggtggaaaccaactgccctctaattggactggaggcccactccatgggggggaaatacatccctgatactgaaaacttaaaacagggctagtcatgagccctaagggtgtagcATCTGccgatgtctggataaatgtttatactctgcttatcaaactgcccagtaagcacttctcttaatatccataccttTATAtcaaggctactctcactttgggtagaaaatcttctcttttcagatggcagtgaccttaggactatcatagtgctggaaagaagtgactggagtactgagtaacatcttgaacacaacttccaaggctcagggtctaatgtggaagaggtggcggaaagaatgtaagagccaaaggaagggtaggactccttacaacgtgtccctccagacacaaaatggcctggatacccatgacctcacagtgcctgacactacctacacaagaccatcacaagaggaggaaaagatcatgacatcaaaataaaagacagactgattaagttggggaggggaaatgatggagaatggaatttcaaaggggaaaagtgggggagagggagggtattaccatgggttattttttataatcatggaaaacaatAAAATTGAGAGGGGAAAAAATAGCCTGGTgtagcggcacatgcctttaatttcgatactcgggaagcaaaggttagagaatcactgtgagtctctCTGCTAGCCTGgaactgtagagtgagttccaggtcagcctggactacagtgagatcctacctcaaaaacaacaagaaaagataataatagtagtaaaataaatgaaaagggaggagctggggagatggcttagtaagtaAAACGCTTGTTgtacaagcatgaaaacctgagccTGATCTCTGGAAACCCTGGAAACTGGCGTGGTGGGTGTGGTGCCATATGTCCATAATCGCAGGgtttttgtgtggtgtgtgtgtgtgtgtgtgtgtgtgtgtgtgttttgtttttcgaggtagggtctcactctaactttaggctgatgtggaatttactacatagtctcagggtggcctcgaactcatggcgattctacctctgcctctcaagtgctggtattaaaggcgggcgccaccagcTTCAAAATCCCAGTTTTGCatgcaatttgggaggcagaaacaggagtgTCTTGGGAGCTCATGGGCCAGCGAGGCCAGCATATGCAGTGgacaaacaagatggaaggcttGGGGACTGACGTCCAGactgtcccctggcctccacgcTCACACCACGGCACGTGCACCTTCATGCActcactcaaacacacacatacaaagattttgttcgcagtggctggtggccctggcatgcccattctctctctctctctctctctctctctctgcctcaaataaataaataaaatatattttaaaaaatatcaagagctggagagatggcttagcagttaaggggtatgtctgtgaagcctaaggacccaggttccattctccaggtcccatgtaagccagatgcacatgcgtctgcagttcgtttgcagtggctggaggccctggtgcacccattctgtctctatctctccctccctctgtctcaaataaataaataaagtagataaattttttaaaaatgtaaaaaagaaatcaagcatgCTGTGCATAGTGGCGAACAtcttaatcccagaggtaggaggcttgctgtgagtttgtggccaccctgagactacagagtgaattaattccaggttagcctagactagagtgagaccctaccttttttttttttaatttttattagcattttccatgattataaaaaaatcccttgttaattccctccctcccccccactttctcctttgaaattccattcttcatcatattacctccccataacaatcattgtacttacatatatacaatatcaacttattaagtaccctcctcccttcctttctcttccctttatgtctcctttttaacttactggcctctgctaccaagtattttcattctcacacataagcccagtcatctcctaccttgaaaatcaaacacacaaacaaaacaatcaagCAGCCTCTCACACAGGTCTTTGAGTTAGAGGACACATTCTGTCAAGAAATGCCtgattctgggctagagagatggcttagcggttaaaggcacttgcctaaggacccaagtttgattctctagtacccatttatgccagatgcacaaggtggcccatgagtctggaattcatttgcaatggctggaggccctggctcacccattctctttccctaagtaagcaaataaatgtttttttgtttgtttgtttttcgaggtagggtctcactctagctcaggctgacctggaattcactctgtagtctcagggtggcctcgaactcacggtgatcctcctacctctgcctcccaagtgctatgattaaaggcatgctctgctACACCCAGCTtccgtattttattttattttctcatgctATGTCTTCAAGATCCGGCGTATTTCACATGTCTAACACAGCCACATTTCAAGCCCATTTACAAACCAAGGGGAGTGTGGAAACCATCCTGGCAATGCAGCTCCAGAGATTCCACATTAGCTTGTCTTCATGTCGGGGTGGGAAGAGACCAGCCATAGCCAACAGGAACTACCACTTTTGGGTAACCTCTGCTTGCTGGAAATAGCAGTTCTGACAGATGGCAGCTTATCTTCCTCTCGctattaactctctctctctctctctctctctctctctctctctctcctcaaaacagaaaaacaacccAAAGGATTACTCACCCTGACAGGGTTCCTGGGAAAATGATTATAGCCTGCTGCCTAATCTACCTGTTTCCTGGTTTGGGAACTGGCAACATTCTGTCTTTTCTGGGCGAGGTAGAGGCTGGCCACAGAGAGCTTCCTCCTTGGTCTAATGCTGAGCTTGTTCTcatacaacttttttttcttaaggtagagtttcactctaatccaggctgacctggaattcactatggagtctcaggctggcctcgaactcacagtgatcctcctaactctgcctcccgagtgctgggattaaaggcgtgcaccatcatgcctggcttcatgttacttttgttgttgttgttgttgtttttctttcttttccacccCACTCCCCCGCCGAGAGagagtctccctctatcccaggctgacctggaatgcactgtgtattctcaggctggcctcgaactcgtgaccctcctacctctgcctcccccgagtgctgggattaaaagcgtgtgccaccacgctgggcttcaTGCTACTTTTCTTGGTGTTCAGGGCAGTTGCTCACAGATGGAAACCCTTCTGGGGTTCTGTCTCTGGCCTCTCAAGAGACCTCTGCGGGGACCTCTCCGCGGGCGTGAAAGCTGGAGGGTGTATTGACAGAGAGGCTCCCGCCCTTTCCAGGCGGCTATTTTCAGCTCTGTTGCTTTATGTCTCGCTCACACTTCTTAATTACATACTGGAAGAACAAATCTTCCAGACCAATTCCCTGTCTCCTTCCTTATTCAATCGGgactggaagaaataatttaGAATTTATGAGGATCCCGGGGTGAAGAGAAAATTAATCTTTCTAAGGAAGTTAGTCTAAGAAGGGAAACTCTGCCAGTGTGTTCTGCACACAGCATGCTCTGGGGTTCGTTCATGTTGTTTGAAGACTCTAAGATTCCAATATCTAGTGTCTGTCTACAGGACAGATGGAGCAGTTGGCTTCTGGGCCGGTGGAAAGAGCAGCAACCCAGACCTTCAGAACCGGGCTTGTGCCCAAGCCAGGAACTTGGAGACTTTCattcagaacccccccccccattttattttcttctttctttttgattttttgaggtacggtcttgctctaggccaggctgacctggaattcactgtgtaatctcagggtggcctcgaactcaccatgagcctctacctctgcctcccaagtatgtgattaaaggcgtgcactaccacgcccagccttaattttttttttaatatttttatttacttgagagagggagggagagaatgaacactccagggtcccctgccactgcaaacacattcctgatgcatgtgccaccttgtgcatctggcttatgtgggtcctggggatcgaacctaggtcctttgactttgcagacaagtgtcttaactgctaaaccatctccccagcccaatttaatatatatatggcttatgtgggaactggggaattgaacctgggtcttttaaatatttatttcagagaaagagaggcagcagGTAGAgttagaatgggcacagcagggcttccagccactgcaaacaaaaatcacacacatgtgcccccttgtgcatctggcttgtgtgggtactggggagtcaaaccagggtcctttggttttcctggcaagcaccttaactgctaaaccatctctccagcaccccccctttttttttttttttttgttttttcgaggtagggtctcagtctaccccaggctgacctggaattcactatggattttcagggtggctcaaactcatggcaatcctcctacctctgcctcccaagtgctgggattaaaggcctgtgccaccacacccggataaactcttttttttctttttatttgtttggtttttcgaggtagggtctcactctagcccaggaggaccttgaagttcactgtgtcttttttttttgttttgttttgtttttttctagtttGTTCTAgagctaagaaaaataaaacacagggctggaaagatggcttagccgttaaggcacttgcccaaagattcaggttcaattccccactacccatgtaaagccagatgtacaaggtggcacatgaatctggagtttgtttgcagtggctagaggccctggctcacccattctttctctctctttctgcttctttctctgtctcaaataaataaaacataaaaataaagaagcaggccgtggtggcacacccctttaacctctgcactcactcaggaggcacaggtaggaggatcaccgtgagttctcgAGACCACcgtgagacgacatagtgaattccagatcacccttgGCTAGAGCCAGATTTTACCTCATAacccctaccaccaaaaaaaaataataaaataaaaacacttcttGAAGTTGAATAAAGTCAAAAGAAGAGCTCATTTCATGGATAATTTCAGAAATCAAACCGCAAATCTGGGAAAGGCAGGCGGTGTTTGGGGAGCCTCCACTCCACTTCTCAGCCAATGACCCGGCGGGGGCGTGGCCTCTCCGCGCGGGGGCGTGGCCTCTCTGCGCGGGGGCGGGGCCTCTCTACCCCGCGGCCCGTCGCCTTGACGACCGCAGCAAGATGGCGCAGCTACCGCACCGAGGGCTGGGGCCGGAGCCCGGGGTCCTGAGCCCCGAGCAACGGGAGGAGCTCCGAAACTTCAAGGTGAGTTGGCCGCGTCTCCTTTAAAGTGCAGCTCCTGGGACAGGAGCGGGGTTCCTGAGAGAAAAGAAGCGGGGTGCCAGGCTCCCTCCGGACACCCCAGGACCCTGGCCTGTCGAGGTTGGAAAGCTCCGGGATTACTGAGTAGGATCTGGCCGGAGGGAAGACCGGGCTGAAGACATAGCTATTACCTGGCCCGAGCCCTGACTTCCATCCCCACAGCCGGGTTTGTTTGATGGCAGAGACCCAGCACTGGGTAAGTGGAGGCAaggagaggatcaggagttcaaggtcatcatcggGCACATagcgagttcaaagccagcctggattacTTGAGACCCCCGTTTCAAAAGCAAAATGAGCGGTGGTGGGGTGAGGCTGGAGAGttgtctcagaggttaaagcgcttgcctgcaaagcctaaggacccgggttcgattctccagtactaataccaacataagccagatgcacaaggtggcacttgcatttggagtttgtttgcagcggctagaggccctggccacccattctcttcctctctctccctcttttatttatttatttttatttgagagagagagagactgggcatgccaggcccttcagccactgcaaatgaactccagctgcgtgccccatcttgtgcatctggcttacttgggtcctggggaatctaacttggacCATtgagcttcacaagcaagcgccttaaccgctaagccatctctccagcccctctctctttctctccctcttagtctccccctctctcaaacaaataagatatttttaaaaaagaaagaaatgggccaAAATACAACAAGTTGGACACAAGTTCAATAATAGTTCAAGAATTTACCAACCTCAGTCAAGACCCCTAAGGCCGAGCAGAAAGCAGACTGGGAATATAGTCTGTACAAAGatgggcagcctgagctagagtgagaccctacctcaaaaaaaaaaaaaaaaaaaaaaagatggagggctggagagatggcttagcggttaagtgcttgtctgtgaagcctaaggacactggttcgaggctcgattccccaggacccacgttagctagatgcataagggggcacatgtgtccggagttcatttgcagttcattGAGTTCATTGGCTGGAGGTGGAGcgtccattctcctctctctctctctgtcgctctcaaataaataaataaaaataaaccaaaaaaattaaaaaaaaaaaaagatgggcctCCTCGGCTTCCCTTCAGATTGTGGGTGTGACCCTCGGTTCTTTCCCCCCAGATCCAGACTCGGATTGCCAATGAGAAGTACCTGCGGACCCACAAGGAAGTGAGGCTGCTCATAAGCAGCTTCTTCAGGTTGGCGGCGGGTGTCCTCATGGCACTTGGGCAGCTGGTGAAAATGGTCCCGGGTCTTCTTTAGACAttccctgaggcaggagagtgagTGTTCAAGGGAGCCCATGCTGGGCTCCGAGGACATACCCCCaaagcagcagcaacaaaacCACTCCAGATTGctttgaactttatttatttatttatttttttaaataattatgggctggagagatggcttagcggttaagcgcttgcctgtgaagcctaaggaccccggttcgaggttccgttccccaggtcccacgttagccagaggcacaagggggcgtacgcgtctggagttcgtttgcagaggctggaagccctggcgcacccattctgtctctctccctctatctgtctttctctttgtgtctgtcgctcccaaataaataaataaaaaaaaattaaaaaaaatacttaattagctgggcattgtggcgcacacctttaatcccagcacttgagaggcagaggtaggaggatttgctgtgagtttgaggccaccctgagactacagactgaattccaggtcagcctgagctagagtgagaccctacctcgaaaaacaaaaccagacacgcaggcccctttgtgcatctggtcctggggaattgaacctgggtcctttggctttgcaggcaaacatcttaaccactaagccatctctccagcccctagttttttttttttgtttgttttgaggtaaggtctcgctctagcctaggtggacctgggattcactatggaggctcagggtggcttgaactcacagtgatcctcctacctctgcctcccaagtgctggaattaaaggcgtgcgccaccatgcctggctggacttTTTAAATGTTAGGAAATACCCTGTGTTGAACTTTTTCTAATGCTGGGATTTGTAGCACTGAGGATTTTCTTCAGTTATCTCTAAATTCTATAAAATACTGGCGGCTGTTCCTTACAGATCTTCACTGTTCTATGTCAAAAGTGtaatctttcctttcttcctatctCTTCTTTTGGATACTGGCCAAGAGCCAACACATGCTTGCCTGACACTGAGATTTCTCACTGTTTCTCAATAAATTTCCTAATGCTGTAGTACATATgtatttttgctgggtgtggtggcgtacacctttaatcccagcacttgggaggcagagataggaggataccatgagttcaatgccaccctaagAGTTCAaaatgagttctagatcagcctgggctagagcgagatcctatcttgaaaacaaactatattatttgagagagagaaagaggaagatacagagaatgggcacaccaaggcttccagccactgcaaacaaactccagacatgtgtgccaccttgtgcatctgcgttatgtgggtcctagggaattgaacctgggtcctttggctttgcaggcaagcatcttaatcattccatctctccagtcccttcttttttaaaaaaaaaaaaaatttttagctgggtgtggtggcgcatgcctttaatccctatactcgggaggcagaggtaggaggatcactctgagttcgaggccaccctgagactacatagtgattccaggtcagcctagactagagtgaaaccctacctcaaaaaaaaaataataataatttttggttatttatttgagtgcgggAAAGTCCAGTGTATTTCACATGTCTAACACAATCACAGTTCAAGTGCTTCAGAACCAAGGGACCATCGTGGCTAGTGAGATACAGATTTTAAAATCTGaactctggggatcaaactcatgttATCAAGGAGCCCAGGCATGGGGGCTTGTGCCTGTCATCTagtactggaggcagaggtgggaagagtgTGAGATCAATGCCAGCCTGGTTTTCCAATGTGGCCTGGAGCAGGCTCTCCCCCACCCTAACGCCATTGGATTTCTGCCTGACACTTACAAGGCTCAGAACTCAGAACGGTGCAGCTGCAATGGATGGGAACGACATTCATCTCAAATTTTGTTTGGCTTTACACAGGTCAGCTAGGTTGAAGCGATGATGATGAAGGTGCTGCCATCATTTCCATCAGCA from Jaculus jaculus isolate mJacJac1 chromosome 19, mJacJac1.mat.Y.cur, whole genome shotgun sequence includes the following:
- the Riiad1 gene encoding RIIa domain-containing protein 1 gives rise to the protein MAQLPHRGLGPEPGVLSPEQREELRNFKIQTRIANEKYLRTHKEVRLLISSFFREIFLKRPDDVLEFAADYFTDPRLPNKIHRQLIQEKKAA